In a single window of the Syngnathus typhle isolate RoL2023-S1 ecotype Sweden linkage group LG19, RoL_Styp_1.0, whole genome shotgun sequence genome:
- the LOC133143845 gene encoding microtubule-associated protein 4 isoform X7, which produces MAELDLSLSDALVDSAPQQGPESRVERDFVAQLEAETFDDQIGETVGKTDYIPLLDNDDASAGTALENGDEKAQGVQKPGCKVTTGGQMSMSLPEHRGDGQPLKVDPQQFLAADFLSGFSQPAGPGLNMEGGPAAFTAEKPPSIADPLQPSEAPKVAHSPMQPEPQAPRSPLDLTAGALGDCWPDPIACLSSDLPFTPSVTSVISRHANNLAMIRDDTPKTLPSRESPAYAGGDERDADESDRKHKKKKKRRQKDEGSSEHLESKGHLEAHGESVPSADLFYQRPEPKRDSGDGWEEQIWKSGGRGKKGKSRKKIPEEWEVSPESFATSSAGKITQEAMKDLGSSPLVSMDVSFADINTSQSPWKEESFPEEGLIPSSFSHEVLVPASPLVLNSELKATAAPFTMPSSTGAGPVDPFPVAASPGDPFEMLIDTENVSSGDMVDSGMFETSSFQEPVRQSIPEVDTSAFSPSSQPGSALSAKGEVFASAPPLSPSDASWLLNNSHASSNSEPFDFGDVSALGLVFDSPSPAPLRSPKTTAQEAQTKEAKSEQSDKKQSKKSRSSSSSSVKSPTSSVAKKIPAQDSPSVSPSSSPSMVSLGTPTSGLNPAAKPFFPSFADTVEQPNVVSPIIEDNVPKSDKKEEQPKVDLRDAAEQKSVKVDFSMSETADKLEKDLGTDKQKQSDLWKEHENVQQKEKATEKLTEEKDLPAKEKTTVKVTEEKDSEKVEKEAVKVKESGKVKEKQAEEKTKEPEKVELVQQKIEKVPADKLVKTETFDRAEKDEKMAMTDQVEKKADLPVKSVESKTTEKAGMTEVKDGKEQHVESKVGKKPEHPPTPVKFDASPDKAENKAGVAADVEEATKASTPTHKTEKEDVVEKLSEKPAEAAKQISGKEEKQEKIQSDKKALEKKDDKKEKAVKADGGEKAKKVKSPTNGSSKDLPSADKKTKLAAGATKPSSISRTRQVPAAAGSGSAPAPTKRPTPTSVTSTLDKKTTTRAPVAAAVGPKRPSTNTASRLASSATTATRDVKPKAPAERRPPVPKASTASSSQAGSSSATKNGTTATSKTTTSTRTTSRTTTGAATKKPLASKTDGQPSVEKKPSTLRTSTADSTKPRSSTTTMRSSTSTTTTTAARTRTAAPKTSAASSAGTEKKPLVPRAPRTTFSATTTTSTTRTTARPGTAPAPDIHNVRSKIGSTDNIKHQPGGGKVQILNKKVDLSKVTSKCGSKDNIKHKPGGGDVKIESHKINFREKAQSKVGSLDNVSNSPGGGSVKAEGPQETGEGVGTASLGPESGQVGSPAAHENGLKDVAPCEGLQEAQALVSHIPETSI; this is translated from the exons ATGGCGGAGTTAGACTTGAGTCTAAGCGACGCTCTGGTGGACAGTGCTCCGCAGCAAGGTCCGGAAAGCCGGGTGGAGAGGGATTTTGTGGCTCAATTGGAGGCGGAGACCTTCGACGATCAAATCGGGGAGACCGTAGGCAAGACGGACTACATCCCTTTGCTGGACAACGATGATGCCAGTGCAG GTACAGCATTGGAAAATGGAGACGAGAAAGCTCAGGGGGTGCAAAAGCCCG GTTGTAAAGTGACCACAGGGGGGCAGATGTCAATGTCGCTCCCAGAGCATCGGGGAGATGGGCAGCCACTTAAAGTTGATCCGCAGCAGTTCTTGGCAGCAGACTTCTTATCtg GTTTCTCCCAGCCTGCAGGCCCAGGTTTGAATATGGAAGGCGGCCCTGCAGCTTTTACCGCAGAGAAGCCTCCAAGTATCGCGGATCCTCTGCAACCCTCCGAGGCCCCAAAAGTGGCCCACAGCCCCATGCAGCCTGAACCGCAAGCTCCTCGCAGCCCGCTGGATCTGACAGCAG GTGCCTTAGGTGACTGCTGGCCAGACCCGATTGCCTGCCTATCATCAGACCTCCCTTTCACCCCCAGTGTCACCTCTGTGATCAGTCGTCATGCTAACAATCTCGCAATGATTCGCGATGACACCCCTAAGACCTTGCCCAGCAGAGAAAGCCCAGCTTATGCCGGAGGTGACGAAAGGGACGCGGACGAATCGGACAGAaaacacaagaagaagaagaaaaggagaCAGAAAGACGAGGGCTCTTCTGAACACTTGGAAAGCAAAGGTCACCTTGAAGCGCATGGAGAAAGCGTTCCCTCAGCGGACTTGTTCTACCAAAGGCCTGAACCCAAACGAGATAGCGGGGATGGATGGGAGGAGCAAATTTGGAAAAGCGGAGGGCGAGGTAAGAAGGGCAAAAGCAGGAAGAAGATTCCAGAAGAATGGGAAGTGTCTCCGGAGTCTTTTGCCACTTCATCCGCGGGGAAAATCACCCAAGAAGCTATGAAGGATCTTGGAAGTTCACCTCTAGTAAGCATGGACGTCTCCTTTGCTGACATAAATACCAGCCAGAGCCCTTGGAAAGAGGAGAGCTTTCCAGAAGAAGGCCTCATCCCGTCGTCGTTCTCCCATGAAGTATTAGTTCCTGCAAGTCCACTCGTCTTGAACAGCGAGCTGAAAGCTACAGCAGCTCCGTTCACGATGCCCTCCTCTACCGGCGCTGGGCCGGTTGACCCCTTCCCCGTGGCGGCGAGTCCCGGTGATCCATTCGAAATGCTGATCGATACCGAAAACGTCAGCTCGGGCGACATGGTCGATAGTGGGATGTTTGAAACGAGTTCCTTCCAAGAGCCTGTTCGGCAGAGCATCCCCGAGGTCGACACTTCAGCTTTCAGCCCTTCGTCCCAGCCAGGCTCCGCCCTTTCGGCAAAGGGCGAGGTGTTTGCATCGGCCCCGCCCCTTTCACCATCCGACGCCTCGTGGCTCTTGAACAACTCGCACGCTAGCAGCAACAGTGAGCCGTTTGATTTCGGCGACGTGAGCGCTTTGGGCTTGGTTTTCGACAGCCCTTCCCCAGCCCCACTCCGCTCCCCCAAAACCACAGCGCAGGAAGCCCAAACCAAAGAAGCGAAAAGCGAGCAGTCAGACAAGAAGCAATCCAAGAAGTCTCGCTCTTCGTCTTCGTCCTCTGTGAAGAGtcccaccagctcagtggcaaaaaaaataccTGCGCAAGACTCTCCAAGTGTTAGCCCCTCTTCCTCCCCGTCTATGGTCTCACTCGGAACGCCAACATCTGGCCTTAACCCTGCAGCGAAACCCTTCTTTCCCAGCTTTGCCGATACCGTGGAACAACCGAACGTGGTTTCCCCCATCATCGAAG ACAATGTTCCCAAGTCGGACAAGAAGGAGGAGCAGCCCAAGGTGGACCTCAGAGATGCAGCTGAGCAGAAGAGCGTAAAGGTTGACTTTTCAATGAGTGAGACGGCAGACAAGTTGGAGAAAGATTTAGGGaccgacaaacaaaaacaatctgaTTTGTGGAAAGAGCACGAAAATGTTCAACAGAAGGAAAAAGCGACGGAAAAGCTTACAGAGGAAAAAGATCTTCCTGCGAAAGAGAAAACCACTGTGAAAGTTACCGAGGAAAAAGATTCTGAAAAAGTTGAGAAAGAGGCAGTGAAAGTGAAAGAGTCTGGAAAAGTGAAGGAGAAGCAAgcggaagaaaaaacaaaagagccAGAGAAAGTAGAATTAGTCCAACAGAAAATAGAAAAAGTCCCCGCAGACAAACTGGTAAAGACAGAAACATTTGACAGGGCAGAAAAAGACGAAAAGATGGCCATGACTGACCAAGTCGAGAAAAAAGCAGACCTTCCGGTCAAAAGTGTCGAGAGCAAAACCACCGAGAAGGCGGGAATGACAGAGGTGAAGGACGGCAAAGAGCAACACGTCGAATccaaagtgggaaaaaaacccGAGCATCCGCCGACACCTGTCAAATTTGACGCCTCTCCTGACAAGGCGGAAAATAAGGCCGGCGTGGCAGCTGATGTGGAAGAAGCCACAAAAGCTTCCACTCCCACGCACAAAACCGAGAAAGAGGATGTCGTTGAGAAACTCTCGGAGAAGCCGGCGGAGGCAGCAAAGCAGATAAGCGGCAAGGAGGAGAAGCAGGAGAAAATACAGAGTGACAAAAAAGCGCTGGAGAAAAAGGATGACAAGAAGGAGAAGGCTGTCAAGGCAGATGGAGGAGAGAAGGCCAAAAAAGTCAAATCTCCCACCAATGGGAGCAGCAAAGACTTGCCGAGTGCAGACAAGAAGACTAAG CTTGCTGCCGGGGCAACAAAACCGAGCAGCATCTCCAGAACACGACAAGTCCCAGCCGCTGCTGGTAGCGGTTCTGCTCCAGCACCTACTAAGCGCCCCACACCCACCTCAGTCACATCCACCttagataaaaaaacaacaaccagggCCCCGGTGGCAGCCGCTGTCGGCCCAAAGCGGCCCTCTACAAACACTGCCAGCCGCCTTGCATCCTCGGCCACAACCGCTACACGTGATGTTAAACCCAAG GCGCCCGCAGAGAGGCGCCCCCCTGTGCCAAAGGCCAGCACTGCCAGCTCAAGTCAAGCCGGCTCCTCCAGCGCTACCAAAAATGGAACCACCGCAACCAGTAAAACGACCACATCGACACGCACAACATCCCGCACGACGACCGGCGCGGCAACCAAAAAGCCCTTGG CCTCCAAGACAGACGGCCAACCGAGTGTGGAGAAGAAGCCCAGCACTCTCAGGACTTCCACAG CAGACTCCACCAAACCCAGGAGCAGCACCACCACAATGCGCAGCTCCACTTCCACTACGACCACCACCGCCGCTCGCACCCGCACCGCAGCCCCCAAAACGTCCGCAGCCTCCAGCGCCGGCACAGAGAAAAAGCCCCTGGTCCCTCGTGCTCCCAGGACCACTTTCTCTGCGACAACCACGACAAGCACCACAAGGACCACGGCTCGCCCCGGAACGGCTCCCGCCCCCGATATCCACAATGTCCGCTCAAAGATCGGCTCTACGGACAACATAAAACACCAGCCGGGGGGTGGGAAG GTGCAGATTCTCAACAAGAAGGTCGATTTGAGTAAGGTGACGTCAAAGTGCGGCTCCAAGGACAACATCAAGCATAAGCCCG gaggtggTGACGTGAAGATTGAGTCGCACAAAATCAACTTTAGGGAAAAAGCTCAGTCCAAAGTGGGTTCATTGGACAATGTGAGCAATTCACCTGGTGGAGGAAGCGTCAAA GCTGAGGGACCCCAGGAGACAGGTGAGGGTGTCGGGACAGCATCGCTTGGTCCAGAGTCTGGGCAGGTGGGGAGCCCTGCTGCCCATGAGAATGGGCTGAAGGATGTGGCTCCTTGTGAGGGTCTCCAGGAAGCCCAGGCTTTGGTTTCCCACATCCCAGAGACAA GCATTTAA
- the LOC133143845 gene encoding microtubule-associated protein 4 isoform X5: MAELDLSLSDALVDSAPQQGPESRVERDFVAQLEAETFDDQIGETVGKTDYIPLLDNDDASAGTALENGDEKAQGVQKPGCKVTTGGQMSMSLPEHRGDGQPLKVDPQQFLAADFLSGFSQPAGPGLNMEGGPAAFTAEKPPSIADPLQPSEAPKVAHSPMQPEPQAPRSPLDLTAGALGDCWPDPIACLSSDLPFTPSVTSVISRHANNLAMIRDDTPKTLPSRESPAYAGGDERDADESDRKHKKKKKRRQKDEGSSEHLESKGHLEAHGESVPSADLFYQRPEPKRDSGDGWEEQIWKSGGRGKKGKSRKKIPEEWEVSPESFATSSAGKITQEAMKDLGSSPLVSMDVSFADINTSQSPWKEESFPEEGLIPSSFSHEVLVPASPLVLNSELKATAAPFTMPSSTGAGPVDPFPVAASPGDPFEMLIDTENVSSGDMVDSGMFETSSFQEPVRQSIPEVDTSAFSPSSQPGSALSAKGEVFASAPPLSPSDASWLLNNSHASSNSEPFDFGDVSALGLVFDSPSPAPLRSPKTTAQEAQTKEAKSEQSDKKQSKKSRSSSSSSVKSPTSSVAKKIPAQDSPSVSPSSSPSMVSLGTPTSGLNPAAKPFFPSFADTVEQPNVVSPIIEDNVPKSDKKEEQPKVDLRDAAEQKSVKVDFSMSETADKLEKDLGTDKQKQSDLWKEHENVQQKEKATEKLTEEKDLPAKEKTTVKVTEEKDSEKVEKEAVKVKESGKVKEKQAEEKTKEPEKVELVQQKIEKVPADKLVKTETFDRAEKDEKMAMTDQVEKKADLPVKSVESKTTEKAGMTEVKDGKEQHVESKVGKKPEHPPTPVKFDASPDKAENKAGVAADVEEATKASTPTHKTEKEDVVEKLSEKPAEAAKQISGKEEKQEKIQSDKKALEKKDDKKEKAVKADGGEKAKKVKSPTNGSSKDLPSADKKTKLAAGATKPSSISRTRQVPAAAGSGSAPAPTKRPTPTSVTSTLDKKTTTRAPVAAAVGPKRPSTNTASRLASSATTATRDVKPKAPAERRPPVPKASTASSSQAGSSSATKNGTTATSKTTTSTRTTSRTTTGAATKKPLASKTDGQPSVEKKPSTLRTSTADSTKPRSSTTTMRSSTSTTTTTAARTRTAAPKTSAASSAGTEKKPLVPRAPRTTFSATTTTSTTRTTARPGTAPAPDIHNVRSKIGSTDNIKHQPGGGKVQIVSQKLDFSHVGARLGSKDNMKHVPGGGNVQILNKKVDLSKVTSKCGSKDNIKHKPGGGDVKIESHKINFREKAQSKVGSLDNVSNSPGGGSVKAEGPQETGEGVGTASLGPESGQVGSPAAHENGLKDVAPCEGLQEAQALVSHIPETSI; encoded by the exons ATGGCGGAGTTAGACTTGAGTCTAAGCGACGCTCTGGTGGACAGTGCTCCGCAGCAAGGTCCGGAAAGCCGGGTGGAGAGGGATTTTGTGGCTCAATTGGAGGCGGAGACCTTCGACGATCAAATCGGGGAGACCGTAGGCAAGACGGACTACATCCCTTTGCTGGACAACGATGATGCCAGTGCAG GTACAGCATTGGAAAATGGAGACGAGAAAGCTCAGGGGGTGCAAAAGCCCG GTTGTAAAGTGACCACAGGGGGGCAGATGTCAATGTCGCTCCCAGAGCATCGGGGAGATGGGCAGCCACTTAAAGTTGATCCGCAGCAGTTCTTGGCAGCAGACTTCTTATCtg GTTTCTCCCAGCCTGCAGGCCCAGGTTTGAATATGGAAGGCGGCCCTGCAGCTTTTACCGCAGAGAAGCCTCCAAGTATCGCGGATCCTCTGCAACCCTCCGAGGCCCCAAAAGTGGCCCACAGCCCCATGCAGCCTGAACCGCAAGCTCCTCGCAGCCCGCTGGATCTGACAGCAG GTGCCTTAGGTGACTGCTGGCCAGACCCGATTGCCTGCCTATCATCAGACCTCCCTTTCACCCCCAGTGTCACCTCTGTGATCAGTCGTCATGCTAACAATCTCGCAATGATTCGCGATGACACCCCTAAGACCTTGCCCAGCAGAGAAAGCCCAGCTTATGCCGGAGGTGACGAAAGGGACGCGGACGAATCGGACAGAaaacacaagaagaagaagaaaaggagaCAGAAAGACGAGGGCTCTTCTGAACACTTGGAAAGCAAAGGTCACCTTGAAGCGCATGGAGAAAGCGTTCCCTCAGCGGACTTGTTCTACCAAAGGCCTGAACCCAAACGAGATAGCGGGGATGGATGGGAGGAGCAAATTTGGAAAAGCGGAGGGCGAGGTAAGAAGGGCAAAAGCAGGAAGAAGATTCCAGAAGAATGGGAAGTGTCTCCGGAGTCTTTTGCCACTTCATCCGCGGGGAAAATCACCCAAGAAGCTATGAAGGATCTTGGAAGTTCACCTCTAGTAAGCATGGACGTCTCCTTTGCTGACATAAATACCAGCCAGAGCCCTTGGAAAGAGGAGAGCTTTCCAGAAGAAGGCCTCATCCCGTCGTCGTTCTCCCATGAAGTATTAGTTCCTGCAAGTCCACTCGTCTTGAACAGCGAGCTGAAAGCTACAGCAGCTCCGTTCACGATGCCCTCCTCTACCGGCGCTGGGCCGGTTGACCCCTTCCCCGTGGCGGCGAGTCCCGGTGATCCATTCGAAATGCTGATCGATACCGAAAACGTCAGCTCGGGCGACATGGTCGATAGTGGGATGTTTGAAACGAGTTCCTTCCAAGAGCCTGTTCGGCAGAGCATCCCCGAGGTCGACACTTCAGCTTTCAGCCCTTCGTCCCAGCCAGGCTCCGCCCTTTCGGCAAAGGGCGAGGTGTTTGCATCGGCCCCGCCCCTTTCACCATCCGACGCCTCGTGGCTCTTGAACAACTCGCACGCTAGCAGCAACAGTGAGCCGTTTGATTTCGGCGACGTGAGCGCTTTGGGCTTGGTTTTCGACAGCCCTTCCCCAGCCCCACTCCGCTCCCCCAAAACCACAGCGCAGGAAGCCCAAACCAAAGAAGCGAAAAGCGAGCAGTCAGACAAGAAGCAATCCAAGAAGTCTCGCTCTTCGTCTTCGTCCTCTGTGAAGAGtcccaccagctcagtggcaaaaaaaataccTGCGCAAGACTCTCCAAGTGTTAGCCCCTCTTCCTCCCCGTCTATGGTCTCACTCGGAACGCCAACATCTGGCCTTAACCCTGCAGCGAAACCCTTCTTTCCCAGCTTTGCCGATACCGTGGAACAACCGAACGTGGTTTCCCCCATCATCGAAG ACAATGTTCCCAAGTCGGACAAGAAGGAGGAGCAGCCCAAGGTGGACCTCAGAGATGCAGCTGAGCAGAAGAGCGTAAAGGTTGACTTTTCAATGAGTGAGACGGCAGACAAGTTGGAGAAAGATTTAGGGaccgacaaacaaaaacaatctgaTTTGTGGAAAGAGCACGAAAATGTTCAACAGAAGGAAAAAGCGACGGAAAAGCTTACAGAGGAAAAAGATCTTCCTGCGAAAGAGAAAACCACTGTGAAAGTTACCGAGGAAAAAGATTCTGAAAAAGTTGAGAAAGAGGCAGTGAAAGTGAAAGAGTCTGGAAAAGTGAAGGAGAAGCAAgcggaagaaaaaacaaaagagccAGAGAAAGTAGAATTAGTCCAACAGAAAATAGAAAAAGTCCCCGCAGACAAACTGGTAAAGACAGAAACATTTGACAGGGCAGAAAAAGACGAAAAGATGGCCATGACTGACCAAGTCGAGAAAAAAGCAGACCTTCCGGTCAAAAGTGTCGAGAGCAAAACCACCGAGAAGGCGGGAATGACAGAGGTGAAGGACGGCAAAGAGCAACACGTCGAATccaaagtgggaaaaaaacccGAGCATCCGCCGACACCTGTCAAATTTGACGCCTCTCCTGACAAGGCGGAAAATAAGGCCGGCGTGGCAGCTGATGTGGAAGAAGCCACAAAAGCTTCCACTCCCACGCACAAAACCGAGAAAGAGGATGTCGTTGAGAAACTCTCGGAGAAGCCGGCGGAGGCAGCAAAGCAGATAAGCGGCAAGGAGGAGAAGCAGGAGAAAATACAGAGTGACAAAAAAGCGCTGGAGAAAAAGGATGACAAGAAGGAGAAGGCTGTCAAGGCAGATGGAGGAGAGAAGGCCAAAAAAGTCAAATCTCCCACCAATGGGAGCAGCAAAGACTTGCCGAGTGCAGACAAGAAGACTAAG CTTGCTGCCGGGGCAACAAAACCGAGCAGCATCTCCAGAACACGACAAGTCCCAGCCGCTGCTGGTAGCGGTTCTGCTCCAGCACCTACTAAGCGCCCCACACCCACCTCAGTCACATCCACCttagataaaaaaacaacaaccagggCCCCGGTGGCAGCCGCTGTCGGCCCAAAGCGGCCCTCTACAAACACTGCCAGCCGCCTTGCATCCTCGGCCACAACCGCTACACGTGATGTTAAACCCAAG GCGCCCGCAGAGAGGCGCCCCCCTGTGCCAAAGGCCAGCACTGCCAGCTCAAGTCAAGCCGGCTCCTCCAGCGCTACCAAAAATGGAACCACCGCAACCAGTAAAACGACCACATCGACACGCACAACATCCCGCACGACGACCGGCGCGGCAACCAAAAAGCCCTTGG CCTCCAAGACAGACGGCCAACCGAGTGTGGAGAAGAAGCCCAGCACTCTCAGGACTTCCACAG CAGACTCCACCAAACCCAGGAGCAGCACCACCACAATGCGCAGCTCCACTTCCACTACGACCACCACCGCCGCTCGCACCCGCACCGCAGCCCCCAAAACGTCCGCAGCCTCCAGCGCCGGCACAGAGAAAAAGCCCCTGGTCCCTCGTGCTCCCAGGACCACTTTCTCTGCGACAACCACGACAAGCACCACAAGGACCACGGCTCGCCCCGGAACGGCTCCCGCCCCCGATATCCACAATGTCCGCTCAAAGATCGGCTCTACGGACAACATAAAACACCAGCCGGGGGGTGGGAAG GTTCAGATAGTCTCGCAAAAATTGGACTTCAGTCACGTCGGCGCACGCTTGGGCTCCAAGGACAATATGAAGCATGTTCCTGGTGGAGGGAAT GTGCAGATTCTCAACAAGAAGGTCGATTTGAGTAAGGTGACGTCAAAGTGCGGCTCCAAGGACAACATCAAGCATAAGCCCG gaggtggTGACGTGAAGATTGAGTCGCACAAAATCAACTTTAGGGAAAAAGCTCAGTCCAAAGTGGGTTCATTGGACAATGTGAGCAATTCACCTGGTGGAGGAAGCGTCAAA GCTGAGGGACCCCAGGAGACAGGTGAGGGTGTCGGGACAGCATCGCTTGGTCCAGAGTCTGGGCAGGTGGGGAGCCCTGCTGCCCATGAGAATGGGCTGAAGGATGTGGCTCCTTGTGAGGGTCTCCAGGAAGCCCAGGCTTTGGTTTCCCACATCCCAGAGACAA GCATTTAA